In Nitrosococcus halophilus Nc 4, the genomic stretch GAGGGTGGGAATGAGATTGAAGAATTGAAAGACAAACCCAATATGGCGCCGGCGCAGCAAGGTCCGATCTTCCTCGGAGAGTTGAGTCAGGGATATCCCATTAATTTTCACTTCACCGGTGCTGGGAAAATCGATACCCGCAATGAGGTTGAGGAGGGTGGATTTACCCGAGCCGCTGCGCCCAAGCAGAACCACGCATTCACCCTTTTGCACAGTGGCGGTGAGCCCATGGAGTACCCGATGCTCAGTCTCGCCTTCCCAGTAAGATTTGCTAAGGTTAAGGAGTTCTAATACTGCCGTCATTTGACAATCGCTCTAGGGTCCTCTACTAACGGAAGTGCTATTTTACTCTAACAGTACATTTAGACTTGTGGTTGAGTCGCCGGCTTAATTAACCTTTCCTCCCGCGGCTGAAGTCGCGGGTTTTTTGCGGAGGATTTATGAATCCAGAGTTTATGGCAGAGGCGATTAGGCTAGCAAGTCAAGGCATGGATGATGATCTTGGAGGGCCTTTCGGTGCCCTGATTGTGCGTGATGGGGAGATCTTGGCGCATGCTTGTAATGGAGTCGTTGAAGCGTGCGATCCCACCGCCCATGCGGAAATTCAAGCCATTCGCATGGCTTGCAAGCATATCAATCATTTTCATCTCGAGGGTTGTGTTTTATATTGCAGTTGTGAACCTTGCCCCATGTGCTTGGGGGCTGCTTACTGGGCCCATCTCGATGGTATCTACTACGCCGCTAGCCGAGAAGATGCGGCCAATATTGGTTTTGCCGATGCCGCGATTTATGATGAACTTTGCCTTGAGCCGAGTAGGCGCCGTATTCCCATGATCCAGCTCATGCGAGAAGAGATTCTCCATGTCTTTCAGCGCTGGATGGAAAAATCGGATCGAATCCTTTACTGATAGAGAGCAATAGGGAGCATGATGCCTCGATTAAGCAGCGATCACCTCTTCCAAGAACTTTCAAAAGCGATCCAGGGGGAGGTGCTGACCGATCGTTTGAGCCGGATGCTTTATGCTACCGATGCTTCTCCCTATCAGCAACTTCCCTTAGGCGTGGTTCGACCTCACAGTGTCGAGGATTGTGTGACGCTGATAGGCTTTGCTAACCGCCACCGGATTCCATTGATTCCCCGTGCCGCGGGCACCAGCCTGGCAGGCCAATGCGTGGGTGAAGGGTTGGTGGTCGACGTTTCCCGGCATTTGACTAAGGTGCTGGAAATTGATGCCCAGGGTTGCCAGGCGCGGGTGCAGCCAGGAGTCATCTTAGATGGTTTGAACGAGCAGCTTCGGCCCTTGGGGTTGATGTTTGCGCCGGACCCCTCTACCGGCAGTCGCTGCCAGATAGGCGGTATGATGGGTAACAATGCTTGGGGGTTGCACAGCCTCCGCTATGGGACCACTCGGGACCATGTGTTTGCGATCAAGGCGGTCCTCAGTGATGGTAGTGTGGTTTTTTTTGACCCCCTGAGCCCCGGCGAATTGGAAGCTAAACTGGCGCTGAACTCCCTGGAAGGGAAGATTTACCGTGCCGTAGTGGAGGCCGTGGAGGAACAGCGGGAAGTTATTTTAGAGCACTATCCTAGTACCCGCGGGATCCCTTGCAATGAGGGTTATCCTTTGGACCTATTAGCCCAGGGGCAACCTTGGGTGAGCGATGGCCCCCCTTTCAACCTGGCGCCTTTCCTCTGTGGTAGCGAGGGAACCTTGGCACTGGTTATCGAGGCCACCTTAAAGCTGGTTCCCCTGCCAGGGGAGCGGACCCTGATTGGGGCGCACTTTAGCAGCCTTGAGGAGGCCTTGCAGGCGGTGGCCATGGTGTTAGAGCACCAGCCGGTGGCGGTGGAGTTATTGGATAAAACGATATTGGATTTGGCCCGAAACAACCCGGAGCAGGTAAAAAATTGTGCCTGGATAGAAGGGGAGCCGGCGGCGGTGCTGCTTGTTGAGCTAGAAGGTGATGGGGACCCATTGCAGCAGCGGGGGGAGGTTTTAGCGGGGGCCTTGGGCGCGGGGAATGGCAGTTATGCGGCGCCTGTGCTGCCATTCCCGGAACAAGCATGGGCGGTGCGCCGTGCGGGCCTAGGGTTGCTCATGGGGGTAGCGGGTAAACTTAAGGCCGTGACCGGGATTGAAGATACTGCGGTTGCGGTGGCGGATTTACCCCAATATGTTACCCAGGTGCAAGCTTTGATGGCCCGTTACGGTGTTGATTGTGTGATTTATGGTTCGGCAGGACGGGGATTGTTGCACTTGCGGCCCAAGTTGGATTTGGAGCTGGCGGAAGATCAAGCCCGCTTTCAATCCATCATGACTGAAATGGTGGAGTTAGTGAAGGGGTTTAGGGGTGTTTTCTCCGCCAAACATGGTGACGGACGGTTACGGGCCCCGTTTTTGGAAACCCTATTGGGCAAGGAGGTTGTTGCTCTGCTGCACCGCATTAAGCAGGCGGCCGATCCCCACTGGCATTTTAATCCTGGCAAAATCCTCGAGCCTCCCCCTCTGCTGGAAGCCCTTCGCACCCAGCAGAAAACCCCTGTAGAGCCTACTTTGTCGTTTCTAGATTGGGGCAAAGACCAAGGCTTACGAGGCGCTGCGGCCCGCTGCAATGGGGCGGGAGTCTGTCTCAAGCGGGCCGGTCAGGGAACCATGTGTCCCTCCTATATGGCCACCCAGGAAGAGCAGCATGGCACCCGGGGCCGTGCCAATGTTTTCCGTCAAGTGTTGGCTTCGCCTGGAGGGTTGACAGGTAGAGATAGCCCTTTGCTTAAAGAGGCGCTGGATCTATGTCTGGCCTGCAAGGGTTGTAAGACGGAATGCCCGGCCGGGGTGGACATAGCGCTCATGAAGGCAGAGTTCTTGCAACAATACCAGAACCGCTATGGACTTCCCTGGCGCGCCCGGGTGTTGAGTCAGTTCCAACGTTTGGCCTGGCTAGGCTCCTTGTTGCCCGCCGTGGTCAATGGGCTATTGGCTTTGAAGTGGTCTCGGCGAGTATTAAAATTGCATCATCAACGGCCACTTCCCACCCTGGCGCGCCGAACCTTTAGTTCCCAGCTTCGAGACCGCTCCCCCCCTGCTCATAAGGGTCGTCTTGGCGAAGTGGTGCTCATCAATGATCTCTGGACCGAGTTCTTTGATCCCCAGATCGGGATGGCGGCCGTCAATTGCCTAGAGCAATTGGGATATGGAGTCACCGTGACCCCCTGGTTGTCCTCGGGAAGGATTCAGATCAGTCAGGGTCTGTTGACTCAGGCCCAGGATCAATTTCAGGAAGCGATCGCGGTCCTTTATCCCTATGCCGCCGAGGGCAAACCGCTGATTGGGTTGGAGCCGTCGGAGTTATTGACATTCCGGGATGAGGCTTTGGTTCTATTACCCGTTGGCGAGAGCCGCCATAGGGCTGAAGCCATTGCGAGCAAAGCCCAGTTATTCGAAGAGTTTATGGCCCGGGAGGCGGTCGCTGGACACATTAATCCGTCATTTTTCGATGACCAAAGCCGCCGTATTTTGGTTCATGGCCATTGTCACGGGAAGGCCCTTGCTGGAATGCAACCGCTTCTGGATACGCTAGCCTTGATGGGAGGGGCGGTGGTAGAAGCTATTCCTTCAGGTTGCTGCGGGATGGCGGGTGCTTTTGGCTATGAACAGGAGCATTATGACCTTTCGTTACGTATCGGTGAGTTGGTGTTATTGCCGGCGGTTCGCCGGGCCCCGGCGGGCACTCTGATATGTGCACCGGGCACCAGTTGCCGGGCCCAGATCAAAGATGGTGCCCAAGTCCTGGCCTATCATCCTGCGGAGTTGTTGCAGAAAGCGCTTCTATCTCTCTAGCGGTTGTTTTACAGTTTAAAAAAAACTTAGGTAGAGTATTGACATGAACCGGCGGCAAGCATGGGTTGATATTATTCTCGCCCTTGCCTTAGTGGGGGTGAGTGGCGTAGCGGTTGGGCTTATGAGCGCATTGATGGCCCAACATCAATTTTCGTTGCTGTTGATATTGCAGGGGGTGTTCATTCTCCTCGGTTTACGCCTCCTGCTGGCCATGCGGGGGCAGAGTTGGCGGCACCTTGGGTTACAGGCGCTCACCTTCAAGGATCTGGGCCGGACTCTGATAGGACTGTTAAGCTGTATTGGCGCCAACATGGTGCTGACAACGGCGGCATTCATTATCGACCCGCAATTGCTCAAGCAGCATGCAAATCAGCTCAAAGTGATCGCCACCCAACTGGGCAGTGAAGTCCCGTTTGCCGGAATCGCGGCCATGATGTTCTTTGTGGGCGTGTATGAGGAAATCATGGCTCGAGGTTTCCTCTTGACTCGATGCCGGACCGCACTGGGAGGCCTATGGGCGCCCATTTTGTTATCCTCCTTTCTATTTGGATTAGGTCATTTATACCAAGGATGGATCGGGGTAGCGCAAACGACCCTGTTCGGTATTGTGCTTGCCGCTTTAACGGTACGTTGGGGGACCCTATGGCCGGCAATTTTTGCACATGCCATACTCAATACCTTTTCCCTTGTTATTCTAGAACGGCTTGCTGAGCAAGTACCGTAAGCTTAATGCTGCAACTGCTCTAACCTGGATAATTCATGAGATCACCACAAAGGCACTAAGATCACAAAGAAATTAAAAAGTTAAATAGGTTAAAATAATTTGCTTCGTTAGCAATGAGCCTATCCATCAATTTCTCCCAACTGACTGAGATTCCCTCACTTTCGTGTCCTTTGTGTCTTGGTGGTGAAAAATTCAGGCTAATTTTCTTCTAATTAAATACCCCAGCGAAAGTTTTGAGGGATTGTTTGTTTCTTTTAGCATTCATCCCCCGCCGACGCCTCTTCGTGCGCACAGCGCACGGGAGCTCGTAGGGGCGGTTGAGCAACGTGAAATCGACCGCATTCTTCTCAAAATTTTTGCCGAGATACTTTAATGCGCCGGGTTATTGCTTTGGGGGCGCATAATAATCCTTCTCATAGTGTCCTAGCGGCCTTTTAAAAGTGAACTCGGCAGGGGCGACCACTAGCGTTTGAGCCGTCACTTTAAAAGCTTCTCTATCCGCGATACTAGCGAGGGCAGTAAGAGGACTTATCCCAATAAAAACCGCCGTTCCCACAATAGTCCCCACAAGCCCTACAGGACGAAGAATTAAAACCTCTGTCAGGGCTTCTGGTGCTGTCCATCTAGGTTCTTCGGTGTTTTGCGGCTCTTTTTCTTGAGAGAAGGCGGGGGAACCGATGATAGTCAGCACCAAGATAATAATTAAAACCAAAGTAGGCATTTTTCTTTTTTGTCCAGACATGATTGTTCTCCTCTATCGGTTTGCTTTAAAGAGGGCCTGTATTTTCTCTAAATTATCATTGGCTTCTGGATAGTAGGTGGGTGAAGCACTGATGGCTTTACGGAAATAATTTGCAGCGGTTCGATGGTCGCCTTCCATCATCAGAATATAGCCGATATGGTAGAGGGATTCGGGTTCGTCCATAATATTTTGGAAGGCGCTTGTCGCTTCATCATGATGACCCTGACGTACATAGATAAGACCCAGATTGGCCCAGGCCTTTTCATGACGGGAATCTTTGGCCAATATTTTTTCAAAGAAAGAACGGGCCAATTTCCAATTCCCGGCAAGATAGTGGGAATACCCGAGGTTATTGAGCAGCAAGGGAAGTCCCGGTTTAATTTCCAGGGCGGCTTGGTAGTGTTGCTGTGCGGTGACGTAATCCTTGCGAAGATCGGCAATGACCCCCAGGCCGTTATGGGCCCGCCAGCGCTTTGGATCTATTTTAACCGCGGCGGCTAATTTATCCTTCGCCAAGTCAAACTCCTTTTTATGGAGTTGCAATAATCCGAAACCTTCCAATGCCCCGGCATGATTCGCTTTTTGTTTTAGGGTGTCCCGATAGGCTTTCTCGGCTAGCTCCGTATTTCCTTTCTCCCGATGTATCGTGGCTATTTTATAGAGCGCCTCAACATTTTCCGGGTCTAAGGTTAAGACCTTCACGTAATGAAATAGAGCCAGATCCCTATTGCCTACCTTAAGGGCTTGGTCGCCGGTCTCCATCGCCTTTTGAATAGCTTGGGGATCGGGGGCAACGGCATCCCTATTCTCGGGAGGAGGCTTAGTGGCGGTGGCGCAACCCAAAAGTGATGTAGACAATGCTAGCAGCATTATCTGCACGAGTAATCTCATTCTTTGTGGGTATTGTTGAGAATAGAGGATATCCATTTTTTATCCTTAGCCGATTTTATGGGGAAAATAAAATGTAACTATTTTTACAAAGAGCGGTGTCTTACTTATCGGCAGCAAGAAGCTATTTATTAGCCCTTTCGTGCGCACGGCGTACGCTACTTGTTGCCTCTCTATGCCGAGTTCAGCTCCAAGCTACCCTGATTTTCAAGCGTGTTAAACCTAGAGGCCAAGGTGCCGAAACAGATAGATAGAGGAAATTAATCACAGTATGAGAAGATTTCGGGACCATTATGAGGAAGGGAGCATCGACTTCGGAAGGGTTAACCCTACTTTTAATCGATCTGAGGCAGCAGGGGAGGGAGTTAACGCCACCTGATGCTAGATCTGATCTCCGGCATATTCTGGAACAGCGGGCTGTCGTTCACCACATTCCTTGGACGGGTGATATCCCCAAGAAGATAGCGGAGACGGCAGCCCAGGTCCTTTTTTTCGAATACGATTATCCCGACATCGCCAGGCTTTCATTCCTCCAGCAAACTAAACTCCACTATCCCTCCATTCCCATTATCTTGGTCACGGAACAGCATTCCGAGGCATTTGCTGTCTGGGCGTTTCGTTCACGGGTTTGGGATTATTTTGTAAAGCCCCTTGTCGTCGACGATATTCTGCACTGCATGGAAAGTCTTGAGCTTGTGATTGCAGAGCGGCACCAAGGGGTGCCCAGGAAAGCGATTTTACCCCCCCATTCCATCCCCACGGATGCCCGCTTTCGGCCTTTGTCGCAAAAAAAAAACGCCATTAATGCGGGAATCTCCTATATAGAAAAGAATCTCCATGAGAATATTTCCCAATCCGAGGTAGCCGAGCTTTGTGGCATGACGCCTTTCCAGTTTAGCCGCTGTTTCAAGCAAGCCTATGGCATGACCTTCCAAGAATTTGTCATCCGGCGGCGGATGACCGAGGCCGTACGCTTGCTTAAGAATCCGAGCGCCTCGGTTACGGATGTTTGCTATACCGTGGGTTTCCGGGATCTGTCCTATTTTACCCGCACCTTTCGGCGCTATGTGGGGATGACCCCTTCTCGCTATAAGGCCGATCTGGAGAACCTGCATACTTCCTTTTCTTCTTCCTCCCAAGTTTCCTAGGCCGGCAGGGGAAAAGCAAAACAGTCTTAATCGAACGCAATATTTTTATAACACTTAAATCCTCTCTGTCCCATAATGACCACCAGACAACGGTAAACAACTTAATCAATCTTGCATCAACTTTACCGCTGTCTGTGATGAACTTGAGTTAACAAATTTATAACGATGGAGGAAGATATCATGAGCAATCTTACCCAAAAAATCCGTTCTTTCTTGCGCGATGAAGAAGGCTTGACCATGACCGAATATGCAGTGGCGGGTGGTTTAATCGTTGTTGGTGGTGCTGCGGTATTTATGGCTCTGGGAGGTGAAATTGAGAGAGTAATTGGGTTAGTTAATGCTGAGCTTGCAAAAGTAGGAGGAGCCTAAAGCGCTGCAGGGAGGGGCTCGGCTCCCCTCCCTAATTTTTCCTGGGACATCTCATTTTAAAAATTTACTCATTCTCTTTCCAGGTAAAACCCATGCTTACCTCTATCAGTTTCACGGCTTTTAGTCTTTTAGGATTTCTGCTGGCTGCCGCCAGCTATCGGGATCTGAAATCTCATCGCATTCCCAATGTGCTCACCTTCGGCGGCGCTCTGCTAGGACTGATATTACAGGTCTGGTTTTTAGGTCTGGAGGGATTACTTTCTGGCCTGGGAGGATTGACCCTCGGCTTATTGTTGTATCTGCCTTTTTATCTTCTCGGCGGTATGGGGGCAGGGGATGTGAAACTCCTGGCGGCTGTGGGCGCCTTTTTAGGGGCCAAAGCTATATTGTGGGTTGCCATTTTAAGCCTCTTGGCTGGTTCAGTGATTGGCATGGGGGTACTCCTTGTCCGGGGTATTTTTCTGGAAGTCTGGCGTCCCTATGCCACCACGGCCAAATTCCTGTTATTGGCGGGAACCTACATTCCCCCGGAGATCAATAGGACTTTGAATACCCGCTTTCCCTATGCCGTGGCCATTGCGGCGGGAACTTTGGGTGCGGTCTTTTTGTTGTCGCCCTAGGGTAAATACTCAATGAGGTGATTTTTGTGGACGCATTGGCACGACAAATTTCAGAGCAGCCTTCCATGGACCCCATGGAAATGAAATTGGCCGCCCTAGCTCCCCGTCCCCGAACGGTGGAGGAGACGGGCCTTAGCCAGAATTTTTTGCAAGCATTGATCGCCAAGCACCTCTACGATGGAGGCGTCAGCACCCTCCGGGAGTTGGTGGCGAGAACCCTGTTAGCCGGATCGATTTTGGAAACGGTGTTGGCCCTGATGCGCAGCGAAGCCTATGTGGAAATCCGGGGCAGTGTGGACGGAACCACCGCCTTGCGCTATGGACTCACGGATCGGGGCCGGGCTTTTGCCCTTGAGTCTTTAATGAAAAGCGGTTATCTGGGACCGGCTCCGGTGTCGTTAACGCAATATATTCAGGTCGTGCAGGCCCAAAGCGTCCATCATCACCAGGTCACCCAGGCCCAGATGCAGTCCGCCTTTTCTGAGATCGTTATCCGCGATAATCTCTTAAATCAGTTAGGTCCGGCCCTGAACTCCGGTAGGGCCATTTTCGTGTACGGTCCTGCCGGTACCGGCAAGACCTATATTGCCCAACGCTTGGCTTGGATGCTGGGCGATCCGGTGCTGATTCCCCACGCCATTGCGGTCGGCGATACCCCCATTCAACTCTTTGATCCCATCTTCCATCAGCCTATTAAAGATCCTGAGGGAACCCCCCATGCGCTGTTCGAGCAAGGGTACGACCCCCGCTTTGTCTTCTGCCAGCGTCCCGCCGTACTCACGGGGGGGGAATTAACCTTGGATATGCTGGAAATCAGCTATGAGGCGTCCACTAAAGTCTATCAAGCGCCGTTACAACTCAAAGCCAATAACGGGATCTACCTCCTTGACGACTTGGGCCGCCAGCGGGTGGCGCCGGTAGATTTATTTAATCGCTGGATTGTTCCCATGGAAAGTCAGCAGGACTATTTGAATTTGGCCTCGGGCAAGCGCTTTCCCGTCCCCTTCGATGTGATCCTGATTTTTTCCACCAATTTGAACCCCAGCGCCCTTGCCGACGAGGCCTTTCTCCGCCGCCTGGGCTACAAAATCCGCTTTGGAGAGCTGAATGCGAAAGAATATGCGGCAATCTGGCGTCAAGTCTGTGAAGCGCGGGGCATCGAGTTCGATGGGGAACTGTTGAGGTATGTGCTGGAGGAGCTTTATGGCTCCAGTCCTCGGCCGCTGCTGCCTTGCCATCCGCGGGATTTGCTGTCCATGGCCTTGGACCAAGCCTGCTACTTGGAGATTTCCAATCAAGTGACCAAAGAAATGCTGGATCTGGCCTGGCAGAGTTATTTTGTCGGACTGGAGAGTGACAAAAGCTGATTTACGGAGACTGCACTGTAGTTATCGTCATAATCAAATAGGAGGTCAACATGATCAAGCGTAAGAGTTTGATGCTGTTTTTCATCGCCATCGTCCTGGGTACCGGCGCCACTTGGATGGCCAATCAATGGCTCCAGGATCGGATGCAGCCTGGGCCGGTAGAAGTGGTCGCTCCGGAGACTGCTCCCGTAGTGGTTGCTGCCCTGGAGATACCCTTTGGACAAAAAATAGAGACGATGCACCTGAAAGTAATTTCCTGGCCTGCCGATAACATGCCAGAGGGAATATTTCATGAGACATCCGCCGTGGAAGGCCGGGTTGCCAGTCAAAAAATTTATCCAGGCGAGCCGATCATGAAGGATCGGGCGGTGGAGCAGCTTGGCGGTAGCACCTTGTCGGCCATTGTTCCTCGCGATAAACGGGCGGTGACCGTGCGTGTCAATGACGTCATCGGTGTGGCGGGTTTTCTTTTGCCCGGCAACCAGGTGGATGTCCTGTCCTCACGCAAAATTGATAGGAGTCAAAACAAAGTTCAAATCGAGACCATTTTGCAAAACTTAAAAGTCCTGGCGGTGGATCAAACGGCCTCCCAGGATAAAAACCAGCCCCTGGTGGTGCGCGCGGTGACCCTGGAAGCTGATCCGAAGCAAGCAGAGAAGCTATTCAAAGCGACCGAGGAGGGGACCATTCAACTGGTTCTGCGCAATCCACAAGATGTGGCCGTTATCAAAGATCCCGAACCGGTAAAGGTGGCCAAGAAAACCTATTCTAAAGCGCCGCAGCCGATTTCCGATTCGGTCACCGTGATCCGGGGAACCCAGGTGGATATCTCCAAAGTCAGGCTTTAGTTTAAGTCTTGGAAGGAGTCAGAACGCTTGAGGTTTTTTAAATAAGTAGGGAGATCTAAAGAGATTAATTTTGCCGCCGAACGATTAGCCAGCGACTTATATTTATAGAAAGGAGAGTCCTCAGCATGTCCCCGCAAAAAAATTATCTTGTCGTTGGCAATCGCCGAACCTGGCTATCCGGTATCTTATTTTTTCTCGTCATTAATATTATTGTTTTTTTCAGCCTGACCTCTCTTGCTTTGGCGCAAACCTCTCCCTTGACCCCAAGGCAGTCAGAGAATTTGATTATTCAATCCGATATCGAGGGTGACTTTCAGGTTCCTTTATATAAGTCTGGGGTGATTGAGCTTGAAGAAAGAGCAAAGAGGATCTCCGTGGGTAATCCCGGTATTGCCGATATTCTCATGCTCCACAGCCGTCAATTGTATGTGGTGGGTAAGGCCCTCGGCACCACCAATGTGGTGGTTTGGGATAAAAATGAACGGGTTTTTGCTTCCTTCAACATAGAAGTCGTCCATGACCTGGACACGTTAAAACGTAAACTTCATCGGCTATTGCCCGGTGAAGTCATCGAAGTCCATTCCGCCCAGGAACGGATTATTCTCAGTGGTCAGGTCTCGAGCGTGGTGAAGATGAAGGCGGCGGAGGATTTGGCCCAAGGATTTTTACCCGAATGCATCAGTGCCGAATCGAATGTCTTGGTGCGGGATACCACCCAAGGAACGCCCATTATTATTCAACAGGGTGATGGTGGGCGTGGCGCCAGTGGAGCGAACCAGGAGGGCTGTAAGAAAGGCAGTGTGGTTAATCTGATGCAGGTAGGCGGCGCTCATCAGGTGATGCTGGAGATCAAGGTCGCCGAGATTGCCCGTACGGTACTGAAACGGTTCGACTCCAATTTTAATGTCTTTAGCTTCGACAGCCCCTGGAAGTTTGGTGCTAACAGTGGGGGGGCTTCCTTCCCCAATGCCTTGACCCCCAGTGGCAATGAGGTTCCGATCTTAGGCTCTCTCAATGGAGAGGACAGCCCCATTGGCCCCGTGGTTGATCTCTTTCAGCCCAATACTCCCGGGATACAAGATAAGGGGGTCTTTCTGAGCTACCTGAGTAGCAAGTTCTTCCTGGAAGCGGTGCTGGAAGCCTCGCGTCAGAAAGGGCTGGCCAAAGTCTTGGCGGAACCCACCCTCACGACGTTGACGGGCCAAGAAGCCCAGTTTGTCTCGGGAGGTGAGTTTCCCATTCCGGTCCCTCAGAGCGGCATTACCGGCAATGTGACCATTGAATTCAAGGAGTTTGGCGTGATCGTCAATTTCTTACCGCTGGTTTTGGATTCGGGCCGCATCAATCTTAAACTCAATGTGGCGGTGAGCGAATTGTCTCAGGATGTCCCGGTAACCTTGGGAGTCCAAGGCACCGAAAACACCTTCGTGATTCCTTCGCTGACTAAGCGCAGCGCCAAAGCGACAGTGGAATTGGCCGATGGTCAGACCATCGGCATTGCCGGATTGATTAACGATAACCTTCGGGAACTCGTGACTAAGCTTCCAGGCCTGGGTGATGTGCCGATCCTGGGGGCTCTATTCCGGAGCCAAGAATTTATGTCCGGCCAGACGGAACTGGTGATGTTCGTTACTCCCCATTTAGCCCGTCCCATTTCACCCCAGCAGGTCAAACTGCCCACGGACAGTTTTGTCCCCCCTACCGATCTTGAGTTTTATTTAATGGGCAGAATGGAGGCGCGGGAAATGTCGAACTCCTCCCCATCTTCTCAGGGCATTATTGATATTGGCCCCGAGAGTCACCGTTTTGGCCACCAGTTGTAAGGAGCATGCCCCGATGCGAGCAAACCTGATAAAAGTCTTTTGTTTTTCCAGTGGAATTCCCCTGGTGCTACTGCTCGGTTGTACCAGCACTGATCCGGTGCGTGTCGAGCAGGACTTTGGCAATTCAGTACGCAATATGATTCAGGCGCAAATCTATGATCCAGAGGCCGCCCGTAATCCTCCTGTAGAACCACCGGCGGCACTTGACGGCGCTAAAGCGGGGGAGGCCCTGAAAGAATATCGCCAGGATGTGGGCAAGCCTAGCAAAGTGGAAAAAGAATTACCCTTAAATATCCTCATCGGCCAGTGATCGGTACTGTTATTTGTGAATATGAGGGACTGAAATGAACGTACTGCCTTCTACGCCCCATTCCCAGCGGGGGGTGACTATGGTTCTGTTCACTATCGGCATGGTGGCTATTAT encodes the following:
- the cpaB gene encoding Flp pilus assembly protein CpaB, whose translation is MIKRKSLMLFFIAIVLGTGATWMANQWLQDRMQPGPVEVVAPETAPVVVAALEIPFGQKIETMHLKVISWPADNMPEGIFHETSAVEGRVASQKIYPGEPIMKDRAVEQLGGSTLSAIVPRDKRAVTVRVNDVIGVAGFLLPGNQVDVLSSRKIDRSQNKVQIETILQNLKVLAVDQTASQDKNQPLVVRAVTLEADPKQAEKLFKATEEGTIQLVLRNPQDVAVIKDPEPVKVAKKTYSKAPQPISDSVTVIRGTQVDISKVRL
- a CDS encoding type II and III secretion system protein family protein, which gives rise to MSPQKNYLVVGNRRTWLSGILFFLVINIIVFFSLTSLALAQTSPLTPRQSENLIIQSDIEGDFQVPLYKSGVIELEERAKRISVGNPGIADILMLHSRQLYVVGKALGTTNVVVWDKNERVFASFNIEVVHDLDTLKRKLHRLLPGEVIEVHSAQERIILSGQVSSVVKMKAAEDLAQGFLPECISAESNVLVRDTTQGTPIIIQQGDGGRGASGANQEGCKKGSVVNLMQVGGAHQVMLEIKVAEIARTVLKRFDSNFNVFSFDSPWKFGANSGGASFPNALTPSGNEVPILGSLNGEDSPIGPVVDLFQPNTPGIQDKGVFLSYLSSKFFLEAVLEASRQKGLAKVLAEPTLTTLTGQEAQFVSGGEFPIPVPQSGITGNVTIEFKEFGVIVNFLPLVLDSGRINLKLNVAVSELSQDVPVTLGVQGTENTFVIPSLTKRSAKATVELADGQTIGIAGLINDNLRELVTKLPGLGDVPILGALFRSQEFMSGQTELVMFVTPHLARPISPQQVKLPTDSFVPPTDLEFYLMGRMEAREMSNSSPSSQGIIDIGPESHRFGHQL